A single window of Fibrobacter sp. UWR2 DNA harbors:
- the nadB gene encoding L-aspartate oxidase has translation MYDILVLGAGISGLSAAIHAAEKGLSVVILTKGAKPDGSSNYAQGGIATVTEKTDKFKFHIDDTLEAGAGLCKKEPVNILTKSGPATIKQLVKWGVQFTPSPADKTQFDLHLEGGHSHHRILHAADLTGKEIMRALLCELHKHKNIHYIENCYIKDLICKGEGKAKRCVGAKIIHQKTGIVEDLYAKASILSTGGAGRIWQYTVCPPDSCGDGMAIAARAGAALQDIEFMQFHPTSLYAPSLKKPFLISEAVRGFGGILKNYKGEEFMNQVHPLHSLAPRDIVARAIHSEMQRLGKPNMFIDLSGRTPKDIKSHFPNIYAKCLDAGIDITKEWIPVVPAAHYMCGGVLVDTWSRTEIKGLYACGEVAATGVHGANRLASNSLLESVVFAVRAVDNILESGLLKDKIAVSKSRKQEVVSFGKAAFWKKRRAMLQDMMWTHCGIVRTVAGLNQGLKIIEDLEKDIQAAIKNKETENFHFIEFQNALQVSKMILIAALHRKESRGLHYILDYPNLDPKTKHHTIYLDDKK, from the coding sequence ATGTACGATATTTTGGTCCTCGGTGCAGGAATTTCCGGCTTAAGCGCAGCCATACACGCCGCCGAAAAAGGCCTTTCTGTCGTCATTCTCACCAAGGGCGCCAAGCCAGACGGCTCTTCGAACTACGCCCAGGGCGGTATTGCAACCGTCACCGAGAAGACAGACAAGTTCAAATTCCATATCGACGACACGCTCGAAGCCGGAGCCGGGCTCTGCAAAAAAGAACCCGTGAACATCCTCACCAAGAGCGGGCCCGCAACCATCAAGCAGCTCGTGAAGTGGGGCGTGCAGTTCACTCCATCGCCTGCCGACAAGACGCAGTTCGACCTTCACCTCGAAGGCGGCCACAGCCACCACCGCATATTGCACGCGGCCGACCTCACCGGTAAAGAGATCATGCGCGCGCTCCTGTGCGAACTTCACAAGCACAAGAACATACACTATATAGAGAACTGCTACATCAAGGACCTCATTTGCAAGGGCGAAGGCAAGGCTAAGCGCTGCGTGGGTGCAAAGATTATCCACCAGAAGACGGGCATTGTCGAAGACCTCTACGCGAAGGCTTCCATCCTTTCTACCGGCGGCGCCGGACGCATCTGGCAGTACACCGTATGCCCGCCCGACAGCTGTGGCGACGGCATGGCAATTGCAGCCCGTGCCGGTGCTGCACTGCAAGATATCGAGTTCATGCAGTTCCACCCGACCAGCCTCTACGCACCTAGCCTCAAGAAGCCGTTCCTGATTTCGGAAGCGGTACGCGGATTCGGCGGCATCCTCAAGAATTACAAGGGCGAAGAATTCATGAACCAGGTGCACCCGCTGCACTCGCTTGCGCCCCGCGACATCGTGGCACGCGCCATCCACAGCGAAATGCAGCGACTCGGCAAGCCGAACATGTTTATCGACCTCTCGGGCCGCACCCCGAAGGATATCAAGAGCCACTTCCCGAACATCTACGCGAAGTGCCTTGACGCTGGCATCGACATCACGAAGGAATGGATTCCCGTGGTGCCCGCAGCACACTACATGTGCGGAGGCGTACTGGTCGACACCTGGTCCCGCACCGAAATCAAGGGCCTGTACGCCTGCGGCGAAGTCGCCGCGACGGGCGTCCACGGAGCAAACAGGCTTGCATCGAACTCGCTCCTCGAAAGCGTGGTCTTTGCCGTACGTGCGGTAGACAACATCCTCGAAAGCGGGCTCCTGAAAGACAAGATTGCAGTAAGCAAGTCGCGCAAGCAGGAAGTCGTAAGTTTCGGCAAGGCCGCCTTCTGGAAAAAGCGCCGCGCCATGTTGCAAGACATGATGTGGACGCACTGCGGTATCGTCCGCACCGTCGCAGGCCTGAACCAAGGTCTCAAAATCATCGAGGACCTAGAAAAGGACATCCAGGCGGCCATCAAGAACAAGGAAACCGAGAACTTCCACTTCATCGAGTTCCAGAACGCATTGCAGGTTTCCAAGATGATCCTCATCGCGGCACTCCACCGCAAGGAATCTCGCGGCCTGCACTACATTCTTGATTACCCGAACCTCGACCCGAAAACAAAGCACCATACCATTTATCTGGACGATAAGAAGTAA
- a CDS encoding serine/threonine-protein kinase yields MAEAKTSTARKPRKEALPKKIGGYTPTQMLGHGAMGNVWLCHDESLDRMVIVKQMVPKLLDQDSFILRFQQEATILAHLNHPAIVVPYALWKESDGQLSLSMEFVMGKNLREILDVNKQPPVWVVMAILHEIFLALSVVHRAGIVHRDLKPANMMVDKDGRIRLLDFGVAHVDKEYEDDPTLTMAGSQIGTAAYMSPEQTIGNEATPASDLFSMGVIASEMLLGENVFRGESLNQTLQNIRRLKIGKQAFPEGTPKALIKLIMRLLEKKPSKRPLSAADVADELSRMLRAYPRDLSPYLAEWVTATVKGSIPAIEPKTYPSWSKKMFIIGLATGIIIPSTIFTLLHIL; encoded by the coding sequence ATGGCCGAAGCGAAGACGAGCACAGCAAGGAAACCCCGCAAGGAAGCCCTCCCGAAAAAAATCGGGGGTTACACTCCGACGCAGATGCTCGGGCACGGCGCGATGGGCAACGTATGGCTCTGTCACGACGAATCGCTCGACCGCATGGTCATCGTGAAACAGATGGTTCCGAAACTCTTGGACCAGGATTCGTTCATCCTGCGCTTCCAGCAAGAAGCAACCATTCTCGCCCACCTGAACCACCCCGCCATCGTGGTGCCCTACGCCCTCTGGAAGGAGAGCGACGGCCAGCTTTCGCTTTCCATGGAATTCGTGATGGGCAAGAACCTTCGCGAGATTCTCGACGTGAACAAGCAGCCGCCCGTATGGGTCGTGATGGCCATTCTCCACGAGATTTTCCTCGCCCTGAGTGTCGTACACCGTGCAGGCATCGTGCACCGCGACTTGAAGCCCGCCAACATGATGGTCGACAAGGACGGGCGCATCCGCCTGCTCGATTTCGGCGTCGCGCACGTGGACAAGGAATACGAAGACGACCCGACGCTCACCATGGCCGGTTCACAAATCGGCACTGCCGCCTACATGAGCCCGGAACAGACCATCGGGAACGAGGCTACTCCGGCCTCCGACCTGTTCAGCATGGGCGTCATCGCAAGCGAAATGCTGCTGGGAGAGAACGTGTTCCGTGGCGAATCGCTCAACCAGACCCTGCAAAACATCCGCAGGCTAAAGATTGGCAAGCAGGCCTTCCCCGAAGGCACACCGAAGGCTCTCATAAAGTTGATAATGCGCCTCCTCGAAAAGAAGCCTTCCAAGCGTCCGCTTTCCGCCGCCGACGTGGCCGACGAACTCAGCCGCATGCTGCGCGCCTACCCACGCGACCTCTCGCCCTACCTCGCCGAATGGGTCACCGCTACAGTGAAGGGTTCGATTCCCGCAATAGAACCGAAAACATACCCGAGCTGGTCGAAAAAAATGTTTATTATTGGGCTTGCGACCGGTATTATCATTCCTTCGACAATATTCACCCTTTTGCACATACTCTAA
- a CDS encoding CvpA family protein has translation MNWIDIVCLVCVLVLTLIGVWRGFLKDLFRLIAWVAAIAGAYFANDLLADTISKNLDISGFTVTLVCICIGFLIPFITLFMIGHFVQKSIEKTTVGKVNRIFGGLFGAFQAWIICAIFLSILHILPVTGNLQESRNESIAYSFYKFNLEILGFSSEEPDLIGMAEKKATELSKEITDKAVEKVKETTTQAAEQAKDAAIKAATQAKDSLAKKVEVKADSAVSAVKEKVEKATK, from the coding sequence ATGAATTGGATTGACATTGTTTGCCTCGTTTGCGTACTCGTATTGACCCTGATTGGCGTATGGCGCGGGTTCCTGAAGGACCTGTTCCGCCTCATCGCATGGGTTGCCGCCATTGCCGGCGCCTACTTTGCAAACGACCTCCTTGCCGATACCATTTCAAAAAATCTCGATATCAGCGGATTCACCGTCACGCTCGTCTGTATCTGCATCGGGTTCCTCATTCCGTTTATTACACTGTTCATGATTGGGCACTTTGTACAAAAGTCCATCGAAAAGACTACCGTGGGCAAAGTGAACCGCATTTTTGGCGGGCTCTTCGGGGCATTCCAGGCTTGGATTATCTGCGCCATATTCTTGTCCATTCTCCACATTTTGCCGGTCACAGGCAACCTGCAGGAATCGCGCAACGAATCTATCGCCTACAGTTTTTACAAGTTCAATCTCGAGATACTCGGATTCTCTTCCGAAGAACCTGATTTGATTGGCATGGCCGAAAAGAAGGCGACGGAACTCAGCAAGGAAATTACGGACAAGGCCGTCGAAAAGGTCAAGGAGACCACGACGCAGGCCGCCGAGCAGGCCAAGGACGCCGCCATAAAGGCCGCTACACAAGCCAAGGATTCCCTAGCCAAGAAAGTCGAAGTAAAGGCTGACTCGGCCGTTTCGGCCGTCAAGGAAAAGGTCGAAAAAGCCACTAAGTAG
- a CDS encoding amidohydrolase produces MKKILLKSAFLPAQDGARVADILIAGNRFARIGNVSPEESAGAEVVDCSRFAVFPAFYNGHTHAAMSLLRGYADDMPLQRWLQEYIWPFEAKLTGGDIELACRLAVLEMIKSGTVFFADMYWHRERTIKIVEEMGIRAAVGVTFAESLMTAEQIEGNFKFLAAHTGESDRISLTVAPHSVYTVGEKMLKRCADFARAENFFVHTHLSETVKELEDCEKQYGCSPVRLLERAGLLDEKLAAAHCVHFSDDDMKVFVESGATAVLNPCSNLKLASGIPPIDCLLRAGAKVALGTDGDSSNNNLDMHEEMKLAALLAKVQGGAETLPAYDALKMATVNAARAYGLMDAGEIREGYLADCLLVDLKNERMVPSHNLVSNWVYAADSSSIDSVICNGKFVMRGRHVDGEEEIVRDAEACAKRLA; encoded by the coding sequence ATGAAAAAGATTTTATTGAAATCGGCATTCCTGCCTGCTCAGGACGGGGCTCGTGTTGCCGACATCTTGATTGCGGGGAATCGCTTTGCCCGCATTGGGAATGTCTCGCCAGAAGAGTCTGCGGGTGCCGAAGTCGTGGACTGCTCCCGTTTTGCCGTTTTTCCTGCATTTTACAACGGGCATACGCATGCTGCCATGTCGCTCTTGCGCGGGTATGCCGACGATATGCCGCTGCAGAGGTGGCTGCAGGAATACATCTGGCCGTTCGAGGCCAAACTTACGGGTGGCGATATCGAGTTGGCTTGCCGCCTTGCCGTTCTCGAGATGATAAAATCCGGGACGGTGTTCTTTGCCGACATGTACTGGCATCGTGAACGTACCATCAAGATAGTTGAGGAAATGGGCATCCGTGCTGCGGTGGGCGTGACGTTTGCGGAATCGCTCATGACGGCAGAACAGATAGAGGGCAATTTTAAGTTTTTGGCTGCCCATACGGGTGAATCGGATCGCATAAGCCTTACGGTTGCTCCGCATTCCGTTTATACGGTGGGCGAGAAGATGCTGAAGCGTTGTGCCGACTTTGCGCGTGCGGAAAACTTCTTTGTCCATACGCACCTTTCCGAAACGGTAAAGGAACTGGAAGATTGCGAAAAGCAGTATGGGTGCAGCCCTGTACGCCTGCTGGAACGTGCCGGGCTGCTCGATGAAAAACTTGCCGCGGCGCACTGCGTCCATTTTTCGGACGATGACATGAAGGTTTTTGTGGAATCCGGCGCAACGGCTGTACTGAATCCGTGTTCGAACCTGAAACTGGCTAGCGGAATCCCGCCGATTGACTGCCTGTTGCGTGCTGGCGCCAAGGTCGCCCTCGGTACGGACGGCGATTCTTCTAATAACAACCTCGACATGCACGAAGAGATGAAGCTTGCGGCTTTGCTTGCGAAGGTGCAGGGTGGTGCCGAAACTTTGCCTGCGTACGATGCGCTTAAAATGGCAACGGTGAACGCGGCTCGTGCCTACGGGCTAATGGATGCCGGCGAAATCAGGGAAGGCTACCTGGCAGATTGCCTGCTGGTTGACCTGAAGAACGAACGCATGGTACCTAGCCACAATCTGGTGAGCAACTGGGTGTATGCCGCCGACAGCAGCAGCATCGATTCGGTTATCTGTAACGGAAAGTTCGTGATGCGTGGCCGCCACGTGGACGGCGAAGAAGAGATTGTCCGCGATGCGGAAGCCTGCGCAAAAAGGCTTGCGTAA
- the murC gene encoding UDP-N-acetylmuramate--L-alanine ligase has protein sequence MAESYFFIGVAGVGMSAIAQYLAGKGVAVSGSDRQFGEFLAGKCEKPLVMGQLEDCGIKCFAQDGSGVVAGLTAVVVSTAIEDTNPDLKRAKELGVPVMHRSEMLAKISKEARTIAVSGTSGKSTVTAMIYHILQYAGLQPSVMTGAGLVNLQKEGKIGNAVSGKGEWLVVEADESDGTLVRYEPEIGLILNVDKDHKEMNELQEIFLKFSHNILDNGKILIVNDAHPLAKKFSAGREFDFGFENYVGVQGTDFKTAGTHIKFRVRHKAELVNFEVPLPGKHNMENALAATAAALFAGVSLHTCADALATFPGVFRRHQILGTFNGVTLVDDFAHNPAKIAASIRSAQDFTDGRVIAWFQPHGFGPTRFLRKDLVEFIAKTLRPKDFDDDRDNDMMFFSEIYYAGGTVTRDISAGDLADDLLLKGCEAIYIENRDECAKKMVECAQPGDTILLMGARDPSLQAYAQSVQKLLENRE, from the coding sequence ATGGCTGAATCCTACTTCTTTATCGGTGTTGCTGGCGTGGGCATGAGTGCCATCGCTCAGTACTTGGCGGGCAAGGGAGTCGCGGTGAGTGGCTCCGACCGTCAGTTCGGTGAATTCCTGGCGGGCAAGTGTGAAAAGCCGCTCGTGATGGGCCAGCTCGAGGACTGCGGAATCAAGTGCTTTGCGCAGGACGGCTCGGGCGTTGTTGCCGGCTTGACCGCCGTGGTGGTGAGTACCGCCATCGAGGACACGAACCCCGATTTGAAGCGCGCGAAGGAACTCGGCGTCCCCGTAATGCACCGCAGCGAAATGCTCGCGAAGATTTCGAAGGAAGCCCGCACGATTGCCGTGAGCGGTACAAGCGGTAAAAGCACCGTGACCGCGATGATTTACCACATTCTGCAGTATGCCGGATTGCAACCTTCCGTGATGACGGGTGCTGGCCTCGTGAACCTGCAGAAGGAAGGCAAGATCGGTAACGCAGTCAGTGGCAAGGGCGAATGGCTCGTTGTGGAAGCCGACGAAAGCGATGGAACGCTCGTGCGCTACGAGCCGGAAATAGGGCTCATTTTGAATGTGGACAAGGACCACAAGGAAATGAACGAACTGCAGGAAATCTTCCTCAAGTTCAGCCACAACATTCTGGACAACGGCAAGATCCTCATCGTGAACGACGCGCACCCGCTGGCAAAGAAGTTCAGCGCGGGCCGCGAATTCGATTTCGGGTTCGAGAACTACGTGGGCGTGCAGGGCACGGACTTCAAGACCGCTGGTACGCATATCAAGTTCCGCGTGCGCCATAAGGCGGAACTCGTGAATTTCGAAGTGCCGCTCCCGGGCAAGCATAACATGGAAAATGCCCTTGCGGCAACGGCTGCGGCGCTCTTTGCGGGCGTGTCGCTCCATACGTGTGCCGACGCGCTAGCCACGTTCCCGGGCGTGTTCCGCCGTCACCAGATTCTGGGGACGTTCAATGGCGTCACCCTCGTCGATGACTTCGCGCATAACCCCGCAAAGATTGCCGCAAGCATCAGGAGCGCACAGGACTTTACCGATGGTCGCGTGATTGCCTGGTTCCAGCCGCATGGCTTCGGGCCCACGCGCTTCTTGCGCAAGGACCTTGTGGAATTTATTGCGAAGACGCTTCGCCCGAAGGACTTTGACGATGACCGCGACAACGACATGATGTTCTTCAGCGAAATCTACTATGCGGGCGGTACCGTGACGCGCGATATCAGTGCGGGCGACCTTGCCGACGACTTGTTGCTGAAGGGCTGCGAGGCCATCTACATCGAGAACCGCGACGAGTGCGCGAAAAAGATGGTGGAATGCGCCCAGCCCGGCGACACCATCTTGCTGATGGGCGCGCGTGACCCGAGCTTGCAGGCCTACGCGCAGTCGGTACAGAAACTGCTGGAAAACCGCGAGTAG
- a CDS encoding RluA family pseudouridine synthase yields the protein MNYIVKEQHNGERIDKFLVGVMENVSRTDVQKLIAAGEVKVGGVAAAKNFRVETGMVVVVEKLIEKESSTLEPEEIPLDIVYEDEDIVVLNKPRNLVVHPGNGVSRGTLAAGLLHHFKDNLSQVNGPLRPGIVHRLDKDTPGLMVVAKNDAAHRLLAHQLETRTLHRTYNALVWGCPRDLEGCIDAPIGRNPKNRLKMAVVKGGKESRTHFVAKQFFAIATLLELQLESGRTHQIRVHSRYTGHPVVGDPLYDGREESLNRVPPLMKDIAAKVLEMAPAQLLQAVKIELIHPRTGKKMKFKVPLEEPFAKVLKFLKKECPADAPVFDEEEGFRDFDADIRFDEGFEEEIDEGSLDKFDECVFPELKERKTRAQRHAEKAATAAHRKAKAAERKLIKQMKAARKKGIATEDFVEPGYEPTIDPDLL from the coding sequence ATGAATTACATTGTTAAAGAACAGCATAACGGCGAGCGCATAGACAAGTTCCTTGTCGGCGTGATGGAAAACGTGTCGCGCACCGACGTGCAGAAATTGATTGCCGCAGGCGAGGTGAAGGTGGGTGGCGTTGCTGCCGCCAAGAATTTCCGCGTGGAAACAGGCATGGTTGTCGTCGTGGAAAAGCTCATCGAGAAAGAATCGAGTACGCTTGAGCCCGAAGAAATCCCGCTCGACATCGTGTACGAGGACGAAGACATTGTCGTACTGAACAAGCCTCGCAACCTGGTGGTGCATCCGGGTAACGGCGTGAGCAGGGGTACGCTTGCCGCAGGCCTTCTGCATCATTTTAAGGACAACCTGTCGCAGGTAAATGGCCCGCTTCGCCCGGGTATCGTGCACCGCCTGGACAAGGATACGCCGGGCCTCATGGTGGTAGCCAAGAACGATGCCGCCCACAGGCTTTTGGCGCACCAGCTCGAAACCCGCACGCTGCACCGCACCTACAATGCGCTCGTGTGGGGCTGCCCGCGTGACTTGGAAGGCTGCATTGACGCTCCTATCGGGCGCAATCCGAAGAACCGCCTCAAGATGGCGGTGGTGAAGGGTGGCAAGGAAAGCCGCACGCATTTCGTGGCCAAGCAGTTCTTTGCGATTGCTACTTTGCTCGAACTCCAGCTCGAATCGGGCCGTACGCACCAGATTCGCGTGCATAGCCGTTATACGGGCCACCCGGTGGTGGGCGACCCGCTCTACGATGGCCGTGAAGAAAGCCTGAACCGCGTGCCGCCCCTGATGAAGGATATCGCAGCGAAGGTTCTCGAGATGGCTCCTGCTCAGTTATTGCAGGCGGTAAAGATTGAACTCATCCACCCGCGCACGGGCAAGAAGATGAAGTTCAAGGTCCCGCTGGAAGAACCGTTCGCGAAGGTGCTCAAGTTCCTGAAGAAGGAATGCCCGGCAGATGCGCCGGTGTTCGACGAAGAGGAAGGCTTCCGCGACTTCGATGCGGACATCCGCTTTGACGAAGGCTTCGAAGAGGAAATCGATGAGGGCTCGCTCGACAAGTTCGACGAATGCGTTTTCCCGGAACTGAAGGAACGTAAGACCCGTGCCCAGCGCCATGCCGAGAAGGCGGCTACGGCCGCACACCGCAAGGCGAAAGCAGCCGAACGCAAACTCATCAAGCAGATGAAGGCTGCGCGCAAGAAGGGAATTGCGACCGAGGACTTCGTGGAACCCGGTTACGAACCCACGATTGACCCGGACTTGCTTTGA